TTAAAAACTGCCAGATATCAATATGCAACATCTGCAGAAGAATTGCAAAAAGCCGTTGCAGAAGTTGGAATTCCTTGTGTGGTAAAACCATTAATGTCTTCATCAGGAAAAGGCCAATCGACAATTAAAACTCAGGAAGATATTTTAAAAGCCTGGGAATACGCTGTTGCAGGTTCTCGTGGCGATGTCATTGAAGTTATTGTAGAAGCTTTTGTAGATTTCAATTCTGAAATCACACTTTTAACCATTACTCAAAATAATAATCCAACGCTGTTTTGTGCTCCAATCGGACACCGACAGGAAAGAGGCGATTATCAGGAAAGCTGGCAGCCTGCTTTGGTTTCAGAAAAGGATTTGTACGAAGCGCAGGATATGGCCGAAAAGATTACCGAAGCGCTTGGTGGTGCCGGACTTTTTGGTGTTGAATTTTTCCTGACTAACGAAGGCGTTTATTTCTCTGAACTTTCACCGCGTCCGCACGATACCGGAATGGTAACTTTAGCAGGAACGCAGAATTTCAACGAATTCGAATTGCATTTACGTGCCATTTTAAGCCTTCCTATCTTCGAAATTACATTGGAAAAAGCCGGAGCAAGTGCCGTGATTTTGGCTTCAGAAAATTCTGCGAGTCCAACATTTACCGGAATCGAAAAAGTAGCCGCATTACCTAAAACGGATTTCAGGATTTTTGGGAAACCAACTTCAAGACCTTACCGAAGAATGGGAGTGGTTTTAAGTCATGATTCGCTTTCGACTCCAATCAATGAAGTAACAGAACGCGCCAAAGAGACGGCGAAATTAATAACTGTAAATTCTTAATTATGAAAAATATTTTATTAGCAACTTTCCTTTTCATTGGAATTGCTGTTCAGGCACAAAGCAAAAAGAAATTTGATAAACC
The Flavobacterium flavigenum genome window above contains:
- the purT gene encoding formate-dependent phosphoribosylglycinamide formyltransferase translates to MKILLLGSGELGKEFTIAAQRIGQTIIAVDSYENAPAMQVAHDFEVINMLDGEALDQIVAKHNPDFIVPEIEAIRTERFYDYEKQGITVVPSAKAANFTMNRKAIRDLAAKELGLKTARYQYATSAEELQKAVAEVGIPCVVKPLMSSSGKGQSTIKTQEDILKAWEYAVAGSRGDVIEVIVEAFVDFNSEITLLTITQNNNPTLFCAPIGHRQERGDYQESWQPALVSEKDLYEAQDMAEKITEALGGAGLFGVEFFLTNEGVYFSELSPRPHDTGMVTLAGTQNFNEFELHLRAILSLPIFEITLEKAGASAVILASENSASPTFTGIEKVAALPKTDFRIFGKPTSRPYRRMGVVLSHDSLSTPINEVTERAKETAKLITVNS